A single region of the Actinomycetota bacterium genome encodes:
- the ltrA gene encoding group II intron reverse transcriptase/maturase — protein sequence MSALVASPAEQDRVRELQRTLYRAAKADPRRRFHALHDKVHRRDVLERAWGQVRRNRGAAGIDQTTIADVEQYGAARLLDELAVDLKEHRWRPLPARRVWIPKPGSTERRPLSVPAVRDRVVQAALRIVIEPIFEADFLPCSFGFRPKRAAHDALQVLLDESWRNQRWVVETDIASCYEAIGHDELMTAIEERVCDRQILKMLRTLLRAGVMQDGAVRREVTGTPQGGVISPLLANVYLHRLDRCWQTDGRGELVRYADDLVVMCRTRREAERALALLTAFLADLGLQPKAAKTRIVHLTEGGEGFDFLGFHHRLVRGRTARSRHIVFLARWPSRKAMQHARDRLRDLTARRRLAVPVEQVVQDVNRFLRGWVSYLRYGNSARPFDCMHAHAINRLVQFVAKRHKRPRSYGWAVVVHESRDFMGLLNLNGAVVAPRPNRPWRTPNAAGERRR from the coding sequence GTGAGTGCCCTCGTGGCTAGTCCCGCCGAGCAAGACAGGGTCCGAGAACTGCAACGAACGCTGTACCGGGCGGCCAAGGCCGACCCCCGGCGACGGTTCCACGCGCTTCACGACAAGGTCCACCGCAGGGACGTGTTGGAGCGGGCGTGGGGTCAGGTGCGCCGCAACCGCGGCGCCGCCGGCATCGACCAGACCACCATCGCTGATGTTGAGCAGTACGGGGCAGCCCGGCTGCTTGACGAGTTGGCCGTGGACCTCAAGGAGCACCGCTGGCGACCGCTGCCGGCGCGACGGGTTTGGATTCCCAAGCCCGGCTCGACCGAGCGGCGTCCGCTGTCGGTTCCGGCGGTCCGTGACCGCGTCGTGCAGGCGGCGTTGAGGATCGTCATCGAGCCGATCTTCGAGGCCGACTTTTTGCCGTGCAGCTTCGGGTTCCGCCCGAAGCGGGCGGCGCACGACGCGCTGCAGGTCTTGCTCGATGAGTCCTGGAGGAACCAGCGCTGGGTGGTCGAGACCGACATCGCCTCGTGCTATGAGGCGATCGGTCACGACGAGTTGATGACCGCGATCGAGGAACGCGTCTGCGACCGCCAAATCCTCAAGATGCTGCGCACGCTGCTGCGCGCGGGCGTCATGCAGGACGGGGCGGTCCGACGCGAGGTGACCGGCACACCACAAGGTGGCGTCATCTCGCCGCTGCTGGCCAACGTCTACCTGCACCGGCTCGACCGGTGCTGGCAGACCGACGGCCGCGGTGAGCTGGTCCGCTACGCCGACGACCTGGTCGTCATGTGCCGAACCCGCCGGGAGGCCGAGCGCGCGCTGGCGCTGCTCACCGCCTTCCTGGCCGACCTCGGCCTGCAGCCGAAGGCGGCCAAGACACGGATCGTGCACCTGACCGAGGGAGGCGAGGGTTTCGACTTCCTCGGCTTCCATCACCGTCTGGTGCGCGGCCGTACGGCGCGGTCGCGACACATCGTGTTCCTCGCCCGCTGGCCTTCACGCAAGGCGATGCAGCACGCCCGCGACCGCCTCCGTGACCTCACGGCACGGCGGCGACTCGCGGTGCCCGTCGAGCAGGTCGTGCAGGACGTCAACCGCTTCCTGCGCGGCTGGGTGAGCTACTTGCGCTACGGCAACTCCGCCCGCCCGTTCGACTGCATGCACGCCCACGCGATCAACCGGCTCGTGCAGTTCGTGGCCAAGCGCCACAAGCGACCCCGCAGCTACGGCTGGGCGGTCGTCGTGCACGAGTCGCGCGACTTCATGGGGCTGCTCAACCTCAACGGAGCCGTCGTCGCGCCACGGCCAAACCGGCCGTGGCGGACGCCGAATGCCGCCGGTGAAAGACGTCGGTGA